The following proteins are encoded in a genomic region of Primulina huaijiensis isolate GDHJ02 chromosome 3, ASM1229523v2, whole genome shotgun sequence:
- the LOC140972412 gene encoding PLASMODESMATA CALLOSE-BINDING PROTEIN 2-like yields MNHLDLEIFSVNFSLEAIMAVFVLGLLLLLAMGDHSDAAYCVCSSGGESAFQKNIDYACGAGADCSAILQNGACFNPNTARDHCSYAVNSYYQRKGQTSGSCDFAGTATVSPTAPNVASGCVYPSSPSGGSTTPTTNPTFGGTPNSSTRGNTTGAMPGSTFTPGIGLAPTGTGFGNPDGSSALSPHFTTTIFMLLSFSFALLFSPRI; encoded by the exons ATGAACCATCTCgatttagaaatattttctgTAAATTTCTCTTTGGAAGCAATCATGGCAGTTTTTGTACTTGGTTTACTGCTTCTGTTAGCCATGGGCGACCATTCAG ATGCTGCTTATTGCGTTTGTAGTAGTGGGGGTGAGAGTGCATTTCAGAAGAATATCGACTATGCTTGTGGAGCTGGAGCTGATTGTTCAGCAATCCTTCAAAATGGGGCTTGTTTTAACCCAAATACCGCGAGAGACCACTGCAGCTATGCTGTGAATAGTTATTACCAGAGAAAGGGACAAACTTCTGGGAGCTGTGATTTTGCAGGCACTGCCACAGTGTCTCCTACCGCCCCTA ATGTAGCTTCTGGCTGTGTGTATCCATCCAGTCCAAG CGGAGGTAGCACAACACCGACGACCAACCCGACTTTCGGAGGAACACCAAACTCGAGTACCCGTGGCAACACAACAGGTGCAATGCCAGGCTCAACTTTTACTCCTGGAATTGGTCTTGCACCCACAGGAACTGGATTTGGCAACCCTGATGGTAGCTCAGCACTGTCACCCCATTTCACTACTACTATCTTTATGCTGTTGTCTTTCTCCTTCGCTCTTTTATTCAGTCCAAGAATCTAA